From the genome of Nakamurella flavida, one region includes:
- a CDS encoding HAD family hydrolase, with amino-acid sequence MVRVPFRRSRALRAELAGEASAAATYEAEHHADVLTGVAPDTDHGAEAPPPPVDLTAAAFFDVDNTMMQGASVFHFARGLAARKFFTTGDLVRFAVRQVRFRVGGENQLDMTTVREQALSFVVGRRMGLIVELGEEIYDELMADRIYPGTLALARRHLAAGQRVWLVTATPTELAQIIARRLGLTGALGTVAAVDADGLYTGALVGEMLHGQAKAAAVRALAAREGLDLSRCSAYSDSVNDVPMLSAVGTAVAVNPDGALRDVAREQQWQIVDYRTGRKAARIGVPSLAGLLLAGGLGVAVRAFLRRRRLNRIIAVLPAGTRRWIRRL; translated from the coding sequence ATGGTCCGCGTGCCCTTCCGGCGGTCCCGGGCCCTGCGCGCCGAGCTGGCCGGCGAGGCGTCCGCGGCGGCCACCTACGAGGCCGAGCACCACGCCGACGTGCTGACCGGGGTGGCCCCGGACACCGATCACGGGGCGGAGGCCCCACCGCCGCCCGTGGATCTCACCGCGGCCGCGTTCTTCGACGTGGACAACACGATGATGCAGGGCGCGTCGGTCTTCCACTTCGCCCGCGGGCTGGCCGCCCGCAAGTTCTTCACCACCGGCGACCTCGTGCGCTTCGCGGTGCGGCAGGTCCGTTTCCGCGTCGGCGGGGAGAACCAGCTGGACATGACCACGGTCCGCGAGCAGGCGTTGTCGTTCGTGGTGGGCCGCCGGATGGGGTTGATCGTCGAGCTCGGCGAGGAGATCTACGACGAGCTGATGGCCGACCGGATCTACCCCGGCACGCTGGCCCTGGCCCGCCGGCACCTGGCCGCCGGCCAGCGCGTCTGGCTGGTCACGGCGACACCCACCGAGCTGGCGCAGATCATCGCCCGCCGGTTGGGACTGACCGGCGCGCTCGGCACGGTGGCGGCGGTCGACGCCGACGGGCTCTACACCGGCGCGCTGGTCGGCGAGATGCTGCACGGCCAGGCCAAGGCCGCGGCGGTCCGCGCGCTGGCCGCCCGGGAGGGTCTGGACCTGAGCCGGTGCTCGGCGTACTCGGACTCGGTGAACGACGTGCCGATGCTGTCGGCGGTCGGCACCGCCGTGGCCGTCAACCCCGACGGGGCTCTGCGGGACGTCGCCCGGGAACAGCAGTGGCAGATCGTGGACTACCGCACCGGCCGCAAGGCCGCCCGGATCGGCGTGCCCTCGCTGGCCGGCCTGCTGCTGGCCGGCGGGCTCGGCGTCGCCGTCCGGGCCTTCCTGCGTCGGCGCCGGCTGAACCGGATCATCGCCGTGCTGCCGGCGGGTACCCGGCGCTGGATCCGTCGGCTCTGA
- a CDS encoding NAD-dependent epimerase/dehydratase family protein codes for MSGRIVLVTGVTRYIGSALAGLLAAHPDVERVIGVDAALPEPAARARMAGAEFARVDIRNPLISRVIDAAGVDTVVHASASAAPLSSAARTMAKEMNVLGTMQLLAACQRADSVAHLVVRSTAAVYGSSPRDPAVFCEDVVPRGVPTKGPARDAVDIEGYVRGFGRRRPDVRVAVPRFAEIIGPTVQTPATRYLSLSPIVPTLLGRDARLQLVHETDAVAVMQHLALGDFAGIVNVAGSGVLTLTQAVHRAGRVPLPLPSGSLGIIGRLAALAGVRGFAPEQLRALSSGRVLDTRRLTGVAGFRPAFTTAGAFDDFVAGLSPALSAEQVRAAQDKVAALLGVRSDPGPATADAADAAARPTLIGIPGDAPGAPRRRRTR; via the coding sequence ATGAGCGGCCGGATCGTCCTGGTCACCGGGGTGACGCGGTACATCGGCAGCGCCCTGGCCGGGCTGCTGGCGGCGCACCCCGATGTCGAACGGGTCATCGGGGTGGACGCGGCCCTGCCCGAGCCGGCCGCCCGCGCCCGGATGGCCGGGGCCGAGTTCGCCCGGGTGGACATCCGCAACCCGCTCATCTCCCGGGTCATCGACGCGGCCGGGGTGGACACGGTCGTGCACGCCTCGGCCTCGGCTGCGCCGTTGTCCTCCGCGGCCCGCACGATGGCCAAGGAGATGAACGTCCTGGGCACCATGCAGCTGCTCGCCGCCTGCCAGCGGGCGGACAGCGTCGCCCACCTGGTGGTCCGCTCGACGGCCGCCGTCTACGGCTCGTCCCCCCGGGATCCGGCCGTCTTCTGCGAGGACGTGGTGCCGCGCGGCGTGCCCACCAAGGGTCCGGCCCGGGACGCGGTCGACATCGAGGGATACGTGCGGGGTTTCGGCCGCCGCCGGCCCGATGTGCGGGTCGCCGTCCCCCGGTTCGCCGAGATCATCGGGCCCACCGTGCAGACACCCGCCACCCGGTACCTGAGCCTGAGCCCGATCGTGCCCACCCTGTTGGGTCGGGACGCCCGCCTGCAGCTCGTCCACGAGACCGACGCGGTGGCCGTCATGCAGCATCTCGCGCTCGGTGACTTCGCCGGCATCGTGAACGTGGCCGGCTCGGGTGTGCTGACGCTGACCCAGGCCGTCCATCGGGCGGGCCGGGTGCCCCTGCCGCTGCCGTCGGGATCCCTCGGGATCATCGGTCGCCTGGCGGCGCTGGCCGGGGTGCGTGGGTTCGCGCCCGAACAGCTGCGGGCGCTGTCCTCCGGGCGGGTGCTGGACACCCGCCGGCTCACCGGGGTGGCCGGCTTCCGCCCCGCGTTCACCACGGCAGGCGCGTTCGACGACTTCGTCGCCGGTCTGAGCCCCGCCCTGTCCGCCGAGCAGGTCCGCGCCGCCCAGGACAAGGTCGCCGCCCTCCTCGGCGTCCGCAGCGACCCCGGGCCGGCCACGGCCGACGCAGCCGACGCAGCCGCCCGCCCCACGCTGATCGGCATCCCGGGCGACGCACCCGGCGCGCCCCGCCGCCGGAGGACCCGATGA
- the proC gene encoding pyrroline-5-carboxylate reductase, protein MTTIAILGAGKIGEALLAGLLKAGRRPADVLFTERYPQRVVELTEQYGVRGVENDEAAALADVLVVAVKPQDIEPLLDALAPVVRPGTLVVSLAAGLPTSLYERRLPAGTAVVRVMPNTPMLVGEAMSAISAGSHATAEHLALVEEMLASVGKVVRVPESQQDAVTALSGSGPAYFFFLVEAMIDAGILLGLPRGVSTDLIIQSAVGAALMLRDSGDHPVLLREAVTSPGGTTIAAIRELENHGVRAALLAAIEAAALRSAQLGRAHEPSA, encoded by the coding sequence GCCGCCGACCGGCCGATGTGCTGTTCACCGAGCGCTACCCGCAGCGGGTCGTCGAACTGACCGAGCAGTACGGGGTCCGCGGGGTGGAGAACGACGAGGCCGCCGCCCTGGCGGACGTGCTCGTGGTCGCGGTCAAGCCGCAGGACATCGAGCCCCTGCTGGACGCCCTGGCCCCGGTCGTCCGGCCCGGGACCCTGGTGGTGTCGCTGGCCGCCGGGCTGCCGACCTCGCTGTACGAACGCCGGTTGCCCGCCGGCACCGCGGTGGTCCGGGTGATGCCGAACACCCCGATGCTGGTGGGTGAGGCGATGAGTGCGATCTCGGCCGGGAGTCACGCCACGGCCGAGCATCTGGCTCTCGTCGAGGAGATGCTGGCCTCGGTCGGGAAGGTCGTCCGGGTCCCGGAGAGCCAGCAGGACGCGGTCACCGCGCTGTCCGGGTCCGGGCCGGCCTACTTCTTCTTCCTCGTCGAGGCGATGATCGACGCCGGGATCCTGCTCGGGCTGCCGCGGGGGGTCTCCACCGACCTGATCATCCAGTCCGCCGTCGGGGCCGCCCTGATGCTCCGGGACTCCGGCGATCATCCGGTGCTGCTCCGCGAGGCGGTCACCTCGCCCGGGGGGACCACCATCGCGGCCATCCGGGAGCTGGAGAACCACGGCGTGCGGGCCGCCCTGCTGGCCGCGATCGAGGCCGCGGCGCTGCGGTCGGCCCAGCTCGGTCGGGCGCACGAGCCGTCGGCGTGA
- a CDS encoding AMP-binding protein, with protein MNTDPPVSRPETASRPPRNVADLVRSAAVRFGDRPALLSSGPERTWAQVDAAVDAGVADLARFGLGVGERVVVALPSGPDLVVTLLALARAGLVAVPIGPDRRDVGAVADLVGAAAAIALDRGHWLPIAIDAPRVAQWWDRTPAGGAPTESTPAVAGGEDLVWLARAGRGPRPVMISHRAILAGSAAVPALPGLALTGDDRVLQLLPLHHLAGWVTSFLPLTVVGGAAVHPDPVPPTAAADPHPARGPARAGLVAIARHRATVLPTTPGLCHELLTAPGAAQALASVRLITSATAPLAPADVALAREVTSRPVWEGYGITESCGVVTSTLTTAEPRLGSVGRALPGVQVRIVGQDGRDVEPAPGPQPSDDTDDGGGLDDPSADLGSDGEVGRIVVRSPSLFSGYWPDGKAGPGVDGWFVTGDLGYQDETGELRLVDRFAETISVSGFTVYPREVEDVLRAHPRVAQAAVVGVPGPAGQQVVAVYTVRPAPGTGEDETADPADGSAGGDGAAVDGADGAPAVTAGAEPSGEVAEVAEGAGATDRADGARTQDRPSTAAPSKAVTSEAVTWKAATSKDAPPAGAPLTVAELRAHVEAHLAQFKYPAAYQQVPTLPRTEVGRIDRPEVARDYVRTWGRHRPPQLTAVPPSGATPDDAGSPDDAAVDVTPEQVGDITQLGTRLPAPGDRRHRGRRDTDDDLF; from the coding sequence GTGAACACCGACCCGCCCGTCAGTCGACCGGAGACCGCGTCCCGCCCGCCGCGGAACGTCGCCGATCTGGTGCGGTCGGCGGCCGTCCGGTTCGGTGACCGCCCCGCCCTGCTGTCCTCCGGCCCGGAGCGGACCTGGGCCCAGGTCGACGCCGCGGTGGACGCGGGGGTCGCGGACCTGGCCCGTTTCGGTCTGGGCGTCGGCGAGCGGGTGGTGGTGGCCCTGCCCAGCGGCCCCGACCTGGTCGTCACCCTCCTCGCGCTGGCCCGGGCCGGCCTGGTCGCCGTTCCCATCGGGCCGGACCGTCGGGATGTCGGGGCGGTCGCCGATCTGGTGGGTGCGGCCGCGGCCATCGCCCTGGACCGCGGTCACTGGCTGCCCATCGCCATCGACGCCCCGCGCGTCGCGCAGTGGTGGGACCGCACCCCGGCCGGTGGTGCGCCCACGGAGTCGACGCCCGCGGTCGCCGGCGGGGAGGACCTGGTCTGGTTGGCCCGGGCGGGCCGCGGGCCCCGCCCGGTGATGATCTCCCACCGGGCGATCCTGGCCGGTTCGGCCGCCGTCCCCGCCCTGCCCGGCCTGGCCCTGACCGGCGACGACCGGGTCCTGCAGCTGCTCCCGCTGCACCACCTGGCCGGCTGGGTGACCTCCTTCCTGCCGCTCACCGTGGTCGGGGGAGCGGCCGTGCACCCCGATCCGGTGCCGCCGACCGCCGCAGCCGATCCGCATCCGGCGCGGGGCCCGGCTCGCGCCGGGCTGGTCGCCATCGCCCGGCACCGGGCCACCGTGCTGCCCACCACCCCGGGCCTGTGCCACGAACTGCTGACCGCCCCCGGCGCCGCGCAGGCGCTGGCCTCGGTGCGGCTGATCACCTCGGCCACCGCCCCGCTGGCCCCGGCCGATGTGGCCCTGGCCCGCGAGGTGACCTCCCGGCCCGTCTGGGAGGGGTACGGGATCACCGAGTCGTGCGGGGTGGTGACGAGCACCCTGACCACCGCCGAACCCCGCCTGGGCTCGGTGGGTCGGGCCCTGCCCGGCGTCCAGGTCCGGATCGTCGGGCAGGACGGCCGGGACGTCGAACCCGCCCCCGGCCCACAGCCGTCGGACGACACCGACGACGGGGGCGGTCTGGACGACCCGTCGGCCGATCTGGGCTCGGACGGCGAGGTCGGCCGCATCGTGGTCCGCTCGCCCAGCCTGTTCTCCGGCTACTGGCCGGACGGCAAGGCGGGCCCGGGTGTCGACGGGTGGTTCGTCACCGGCGATCTCGGCTACCAGGACGAGACCGGCGAGCTGCGGCTGGTCGACCGGTTCGCCGAGACCATCAGCGTCTCGGGGTTCACCGTGTACCCGCGGGAGGTCGAGGACGTGCTGCGGGCCCACCCGCGGGTCGCGCAGGCCGCCGTCGTCGGGGTCCCGGGACCGGCCGGTCAGCAGGTCGTCGCCGTCTACACCGTCCGGCCCGCGCCGGGGACCGGGGAGGACGAGACCGCGGACCCGGCGGACGGGTCGGCGGGCGGGGACGGCGCGGCGGTGGACGGCGCGGACGGCGCGCCGGCCGTCACCGCGGGAGCCGAGCCGTCCGGCGAGGTCGCCGAGGTCGCCGAGGGAGCAGGGGCCACCGACCGCGCCGACGGCGCCCGGACGCAGGACCGGCCGTCGACGGCTGCCCCGTCGAAGGCTGTGACGTCGGAGGCTGTGACGTGGAAGGCTGCGACGTCGAAGGATGCGCCGCCCGCCGGTGCTCCGCTGACCGTGGCCGAGCTGAGGGCCCACGTGGAGGCCCATCTGGCCCAGTTCAAGTACCCCGCCGCGTACCAGCAGGTGCCGACGTTGCCGCGGACCGAGGTGGGCCGGATCGACCGGCCCGAGGTGGCGCGGGACTACGTCCGGACCTGGGGGCGGCACCGCCCGCCGCAGCTGACCGCCGTGCCGCCGTCCGGCGCGACTCCCGACGACGCCGGATCGCCCGACGACGCCGCGGTCGACGTCACCCCGGAGCAGGTCGGCGACATCACCCAGTTGGGCACCCGCCTGCCCGCCCCCGGCGACCGCCGGCACCGCGGGCGCCGGGACACCGACGACGACCTCTTCTGA
- a CDS encoding helix-turn-helix domain-containing protein, whose translation MLSEIRFLTVAEVAAVMRVSRMTVYRMVHSEELPAVRVGRSFRVPEHAVHEYLRTAFNDVG comes from the coding sequence CTGCTGTCCGAGATCCGATTCCTGACCGTCGCCGAGGTGGCCGCGGTGATGCGGGTGTCCCGGATGACCGTCTACCGGATGGTCCATTCCGAGGAACTGCCGGCCGTGCGCGTGGGCCGTTCGTTCCGGGTGCCGGAGCACGCCGTCCACGAGTACCTGCGCACCGCCTTCAACGACGTCGGCTGA
- a CDS encoding lysophospholipid acyltransferase family protein — MTPHDPSAPGSPTPGSPPPGASVPPVGAVPETSSGETGWKRSLAGALAFARRRITGDYQVDDFGYDPDFTDTVLRPPLRLLYEKWFRVETVGMENIPATGGALLVANHSGTIAVDALMAAVAVHDHHPQHRLLRLLGADFVFDTPVLGPVARKGGNTLACNEDAERLLLGGELVAVFPEGFKGVGKPYSQRYKLQRFGRGGFVSAALRTGVPIIPCSIVGAEETYPLLGNLKPLARALGLPYFPITPTFPLLGPLGAVPLPSKWIIEFGEPIDTSGYAEGSADDPIVVFNLTDRVRETIQQSLYRLLLRRGHPFLG; from the coding sequence ATGACCCCTCACGACCCGTCAGCGCCCGGATCGCCAACGCCTGGATCCCCACCGCCCGGGGCCTCCGTGCCGCCGGTCGGCGCCGTTCCCGAGACGTCGTCGGGGGAGACCGGATGGAAGCGGTCGCTGGCCGGGGCACTGGCCTTCGCCCGCCGCCGGATCACCGGCGACTACCAGGTCGACGACTTCGGGTACGACCCCGACTTCACCGACACGGTGCTGCGGCCCCCGCTGCGCCTGCTGTACGAGAAGTGGTTCCGTGTGGAGACCGTCGGGATGGAGAACATCCCGGCCACCGGCGGGGCGCTGCTGGTGGCCAACCACTCCGGGACGATCGCCGTCGACGCGTTGATGGCCGCCGTCGCCGTCCACGACCACCATCCGCAGCACCGCCTGCTCCGGCTGCTCGGTGCGGACTTCGTGTTCGACACCCCCGTGCTCGGGCCCGTCGCCCGCAAGGGCGGGAACACGTTGGCCTGCAACGAGGACGCCGAACGGCTGCTGCTCGGCGGTGAGCTGGTCGCCGTGTTCCCGGAGGGGTTCAAGGGCGTCGGCAAGCCGTACTCGCAGCGCTACAAGCTGCAGCGGTTCGGCCGTGGCGGCTTCGTCAGCGCCGCGCTGCGCACCGGCGTGCCGATCATCCCGTGCTCGATCGTCGGGGCGGAGGAGACGTACCCGCTCCTGGGCAATCTCAAGCCGCTCGCCCGGGCCCTGGGCCTGCCGTACTTCCCGATCACCCCGACCTTCCCGCTGCTGGGTCCGCTGGGGGCCGTCCCGTTGCCGAGCAAGTGGATCATCGAATTCGGCGAGCCGATCGACACCAGCGGCTACGCGGAGGGGTCCGCCGACGACCCGATCGTCGTGTTCAACCTGACCGACCGCGTGCGGGAGACCATCCAGCAGTCGCTGTACCGCCTGCTGCTCCGCCGCGGACACCCGTTCCTGGGCTGA
- a CDS encoding 30S ribosomal protein bS22 — protein sequence MGSVIKKRRKRMAKKKHRKLLRKTRVARRKAGK from the coding sequence ATGGGTTCTGTCATCAAGAAGCGGCGCAAGCGGATGGCCAAGAAGAAGCACCGCAAGCTGCTGCGCAAGACCCGTGTGGCCCGTCGCAAGGCCGGCAAGTAG